A stretch of the Haloarchaeobius salinus genome encodes the following:
- the msrA gene encoding peptide-methionine (S)-S-oxide reductase MsrA translates to MTTARATLGGGCFWCIEAAFEELDGVESVTSGYAGGHVEDPTYERVCSGETGHAEVVQVEYDTGVLGFEDVLKVFFTVHDPTQLNRQGPDVGTQYRSIILAHDEDQREFAAAFVDELDSEYDDDVVTEVVDLETFYEAEESHQDYYDKNPNDRYCTFHADPKIEKVREKFATKAQ, encoded by the coding sequence ATGACGACAGCACGAGCGACGCTCGGCGGCGGCTGCTTCTGGTGCATCGAGGCGGCGTTCGAGGAGCTCGACGGCGTCGAGTCGGTCACATCGGGCTACGCCGGCGGGCACGTCGAGGACCCGACGTACGAACGGGTCTGCTCCGGCGAGACGGGGCACGCGGAGGTCGTCCAGGTCGAGTACGACACGGGCGTCCTCGGCTTCGAGGACGTGCTCAAGGTGTTCTTCACGGTCCACGACCCGACGCAGCTGAACCGGCAGGGACCGGACGTCGGCACCCAGTACCGCTCCATCATCCTCGCACACGACGAGGACCAGCGGGAGTTCGCCGCGGCGTTCGTCGACGAACTCGACAGCGAGTACGACGACGACGTGGTGACGGAGGTCGTCGACCTGGAGACGTTCTACGAGGCCGAGGAGTCCCATCAGGACTACTACGACAAGAACCCGAACGACCGCTACTGCACGTTCCACGCGGACCCGAAGATCGAGAAGGTCCGCGAGAAGTTCGCGACGAAGGCACAGTAG
- a CDS encoding PAS domain-containing protein, which translates to MSVDSPVSIVWVTVEDGPRALEQPPVDGVDDVLPPAEATDRVAALDDPSETCVVAVGLPGLAWFRRCADVLPHRPPALLVVDDAGLAEAAASGPVDEIIWQDAVTDRGRFALRVRQTVDSWSGSTHPTVSDFEPLVEHAQDLITVVDPDGRIRYANPAVEDILGYDRDEFVGSPVFDYVHPDDRREVAAETEAVLEESEALVSTSVYRARHADGSWRWLESVSQSEDLTAPVDGYVVSTRDVTERVERESRLRRERETTENVLESIEDAYFVLDRDGHLQRWNSTVETVLDRTASELDGLDLHSVFADADRSRLDEHLAAVTAGETRTIQLDVRTGRGELRPYEFKTSPFVVDGEVAGICGIGRDVTEREARAEQLRRTERRFQAVFDDPMSFLGILDTDGRLLDVNDRACEFAGVTADEATGHLFWRLPWWDHSDAEQDRISSAIERAADGEFVRFKTTNVGDDGEVVHLDTSLRPVVRDDGTVASIVVEGIDISEEVRANRERELLLDAIQSAARSPDLEAALTETLRTVVTSTNVVYGEAWLPDGEELRLQNTWWTADPELEPFGRQSETFRFAPGVGLPGRVWASGNHEWVLDLGRGTDAQLPRLEESAHFGLESAVGMPVLGTDGSVLTVLVFLTDTSQGRDDRFLELLETITAHLGAILQRKVVEDELAAERERQQRLLETSPVGILVVGSDGELEQENQRARDIFGVDETETLAAAYDREPWRVTPTTDDGPELENGWFREVAATGTAIRNEVYVVDRADGERLWLLVNAAPVGGEEGEVIVSFSDITEQKRHEQAFQNQAERVSVLNRVLRHDLRTHLTVVGGLLDRITEQADVPMATVEAIRQSLADLETLSHRARRIEAAFESETRTSIDLGSLAERVVADAADTYPHAAVTLTEASGPPVLAHEHFRLVLDNLLENAVVHHDGDDPSVEVSVARRDETTVRLVVSDDGPGIPESEIELRESRLETALDHSDGLGLWIVRWLVSKSDGELRLERSEDGSRAVVLLPVAPGAE; encoded by the coding sequence ATGTCTGTAGACTCCCCGGTCAGCATCGTCTGGGTCACCGTCGAGGATGGGCCTCGAGCACTCGAGCAGCCCCCCGTCGACGGTGTCGACGACGTCCTCCCGCCCGCCGAGGCGACCGACCGCGTCGCCGCACTCGACGACCCATCCGAGACGTGCGTCGTCGCCGTCGGCCTCCCCGGCCTCGCCTGGTTCAGACGGTGTGCCGACGTGCTCCCCCACCGACCGCCCGCGCTGCTCGTCGTCGACGATGCGGGCCTGGCCGAGGCTGCCGCTTCGGGGCCCGTCGACGAGATCATCTGGCAGGATGCGGTGACGGATCGGGGACGGTTCGCGCTGCGTGTCCGCCAGACGGTCGACTCGTGGTCCGGCAGCACGCATCCGACCGTCTCGGACTTCGAACCACTGGTCGAGCACGCACAGGACCTCATCACGGTCGTCGACCCCGACGGCCGTATCCGGTACGCGAACCCCGCTGTCGAGGACATCCTGGGCTACGACCGCGACGAGTTCGTCGGGTCCCCCGTCTTCGACTACGTCCACCCCGACGACAGGCGCGAGGTGGCCGCGGAGACGGAGGCCGTTCTCGAGGAGTCGGAGGCGCTGGTCAGCACGAGCGTCTACCGCGCACGGCACGCCGACGGCTCCTGGCGCTGGCTCGAATCCGTCAGTCAGAGCGAGGACCTCACCGCGCCGGTCGACGGCTACGTCGTCTCCACGCGCGACGTGACCGAGCGCGTCGAACGTGAGTCGCGTCTCCGGCGCGAACGCGAGACGACCGAGAACGTGCTCGAATCCATCGAGGACGCGTACTTCGTCCTCGACCGGGACGGGCACCTGCAGCGCTGGAACTCCACCGTCGAGACGGTGCTCGACAGGACGGCGAGCGAGCTGGACGGACTCGACCTGCACTCGGTGTTCGCCGACGCCGACCGGTCCAGGCTCGACGAGCACCTCGCAGCGGTCACCGCGGGCGAGACGCGGACCATCCAGCTCGACGTCCGCACGGGCCGTGGCGAGTTGCGGCCGTACGAGTTCAAGACGAGTCCGTTCGTGGTCGATGGCGAGGTCGCCGGCATCTGTGGCATCGGGCGCGACGTGACGGAGCGGGAAGCACGCGCCGAGCAGCTCCGGCGCACGGAGCGTCGCTTTCAGGCAGTCTTCGACGACCCGATGTCGTTCCTCGGCATCCTCGACACCGACGGGCGGCTGCTGGACGTGAACGACCGGGCCTGCGAGTTCGCCGGCGTCACCGCGGACGAGGCGACCGGGCACCTGTTCTGGCGGCTCCCGTGGTGGGACCACTCCGACGCCGAACAGGACCGGATCAGCTCGGCCATCGAGCGCGCGGCCGACGGCGAGTTCGTCCGGTTCAAGACGACGAACGTCGGTGACGACGGCGAGGTCGTCCACCTCGACACCTCGCTCCGGCCGGTCGTTCGCGACGACGGCACCGTGGCCTCCATCGTCGTCGAGGGTATCGATATCAGCGAGGAGGTACGGGCGAACCGAGAGCGGGAACTGCTCCTCGACGCCATCCAGTCGGCCGCCCGGTCACCGGACCTCGAGGCCGCGCTGACCGAGACGCTGCGGACGGTCGTCACCAGCACGAACGTCGTCTACGGCGAGGCCTGGCTCCCGGATGGCGAGGAGCTACGGCTGCAGAACACCTGGTGGACCGCGGACCCCGAACTCGAACCGTTCGGCCGACAGAGCGAGACGTTCCGGTTCGCCCCCGGGGTGGGACTCCCCGGCCGTGTCTGGGCGTCGGGGAACCACGAGTGGGTGCTGGACCTCGGGCGCGGGACCGACGCACAGCTCCCACGGCTCGAGGAGAGCGCCCACTTCGGCCTGGAGAGCGCCGTCGGGATGCCCGTCCTCGGGACCGACGGAAGCGTCCTGACCGTGCTCGTGTTCCTGACAGACACGAGCCAGGGTCGCGACGACCGGTTCCTCGAGCTGCTCGAAACCATCACGGCGCACCTCGGAGCCATCCTCCAGCGGAAGGTCGTCGAGGACGAGCTGGCGGCCGAACGGGAGCGCCAGCAGCGGCTCCTCGAGACCAGTCCGGTCGGCATCCTCGTCGTCGGGAGCGACGGCGAGCTCGAACAGGAGAACCAGCGGGCACGCGACATCTTCGGCGTCGACGAGACGGAGACGCTCGCGGCCGCCTACGACCGCGAGCCCTGGCGTGTGACCCCCACCACGGACGACGGGCCGGAGCTCGAGAACGGCTGGTTCCGGGAGGTCGCGGCGACCGGGACGGCGATACGGAACGAGGTGTACGTGGTCGACCGGGCCGACGGCGAGCGGCTCTGGCTGCTCGTCAACGCCGCACCCGTCGGCGGTGAGGAGGGCGAGGTCATCGTCTCCTTCTCGGACATCACCGAGCAGAAGCGACACGAGCAGGCGTTCCAGAACCAGGCGGAGCGGGTGAGCGTGCTGAACCGCGTCCTCCGGCACGACCTTCGGACGCATCTGACCGTCGTCGGTGGGCTCCTCGACCGCATCACCGAGCAGGCGGACGTGCCCATGGCCACGGTCGAGGCGATCCGGCAGTCGCTGGCCGACCTGGAGACGCTGAGCCACCGTGCCAGACGCATCGAGGCCGCGTTCGAGTCTGAGACGCGGACGTCCATCGACCTCGGCTCGCTCGCCGAGCGCGTCGTCGCCGACGCGGCCGACACCTACCCCCACGCGGCGGTGACGCTCACCGAGGCGAGCGGGCCGCCGGTGCTCGCACACGAGCACTTCAGGCTCGTCCTCGACAACCTGCTGGAGAACGCGGTCGTCCACCACGACGGGGACGACCCGTCGGTCGAGGTGTCGGTGGCGCGCCGGGACGAGACCACCGTCCGACTCGTCGTCAGCGACGATGGCCCGGGCATCCCCGAATCGGAGATCGAGCTCCGCGAATCCCGCCTGGAGACCGCTCTGGACCACTCCGACGGGCTCGGACTGTGGATCGTCCGCTGGCTGGTCTCGAAGTCGGACGGCGAACTCAGGCTGGAACGGTCGGAGGATGGCTCCCGGGCCGTCGTATTGCTCCCGGTCGCACCGGGGGCGGAGTGA
- a CDS encoding aldo/keto reductase encodes MELDYVPLGRTGTMVSELAFGTWRFGRETEAGVEIGESRAYELLDAYESHGGRFIDTADVYGGGDSETWIGNWLADRDREDYVIASKIYWPTREDDPNGRGLSRKHLRRQIDRMLDRLGTDYVDLLYIHRWDDDTPAEEFMRTLNRFVEDGKVNYLGASTLYPNAWKVAKANELAERKGYEPFTVTQPRYNLADREVEANYLDMCADYDLGLCPWSPLAQGFLTGKYTREDQTPEDSKVAAEDRFRENYLTDENFDLLDELHAVADEVGASPAQTAIAWLQHHDRVSVPLLGARTVEQLEENLGAAAVDLSQEQFERLADAKGQPLGDL; translated from the coding sequence ATGGAACTGGACTACGTTCCGCTCGGACGGACGGGCACGATGGTCAGCGAACTCGCCTTCGGCACCTGGCGCTTCGGCCGCGAGACCGAGGCGGGCGTCGAGATCGGCGAGAGCCGTGCCTACGAACTGCTCGACGCCTACGAGTCCCACGGTGGACGGTTCATCGACACGGCGGACGTCTACGGGGGCGGCGACAGCGAGACGTGGATCGGCAACTGGCTGGCGGACCGCGACCGCGAGGACTACGTCATCGCATCCAAGATCTACTGGCCGACACGCGAGGACGACCCGAACGGCCGCGGGCTCTCCCGGAAGCATCTCCGTCGGCAGATCGACCGCATGCTCGACCGTCTCGGCACCGACTACGTCGACCTGCTGTACATCCACCGCTGGGACGACGACACGCCCGCCGAGGAGTTCATGCGCACGCTGAACCGGTTCGTCGAGGACGGCAAGGTGAACTACCTCGGCGCGTCGACGCTGTACCCGAACGCCTGGAAGGTCGCGAAGGCGAACGAGCTCGCCGAGCGCAAGGGCTACGAGCCCTTCACCGTCACGCAGCCCCGGTACAACCTCGCCGACCGCGAGGTCGAGGCGAACTACCTCGACATGTGCGCCGACTACGACCTCGGGCTCTGCCCGTGGAGCCCGCTCGCCCAGGGCTTCCTCACCGGGAAGTACACGCGTGAGGACCAGACCCCCGAGGACTCGAAGGTCGCCGCCGAGGACCGCTTCCGCGAGAACTACCTCACCGACGAGAACTTCGACCTGCTCGACGAGCTCCACGCCGTCGCCGACGAGGTGGGCGCATCGCCCGCCCAGACCGCCATCGCGTGGCTCCAGCACCACGACCGCGTCAGCGTCCCGCTGCTCGGTGCGCGCACCGTCGAACAGCTCGAGGAGAACCTCGGCGCGGCCGCGGTCGACCTGAGCCAGGAGCAGTTCGAACGGCTCGCCGACGCGAAGGGGCAGCCGCTCGGCGACCTCTGA
- a CDS encoding 5-formyltetrahydrofolate cyclo-ligase codes for MDKETIRRAVWDDLEESGTARFPYPPHDRIPNFAGADAAADRLAETDEWRAADTVKANPDAPQLPVRRAALRAGKTLYVAVPRLRDERCFVELDPDAVVDVDAATTVGGLADAGVAVGPEDVPHVDLVVSGSVAVSEDGARIGKGEGYSDLEFAVLREFDRVTDETTVATTVHERQVRSEPLPHDAHDVPMDLVVTPERTFRPGRDGRRPTGLDWTALSGERIGEIPVLQRLHDENR; via the coding sequence ATGGACAAGGAGACGATCCGCCGGGCGGTCTGGGACGACCTCGAGGAGAGCGGGACGGCGCGGTTCCCGTACCCGCCGCACGACCGTATCCCGAACTTCGCGGGGGCGGACGCGGCGGCCGACCGACTGGCCGAGACCGACGAGTGGCGGGCCGCGGACACCGTGAAGGCGAACCCCGACGCCCCACAGCTCCCGGTCCGGCGGGCCGCGCTCCGGGCCGGCAAGACCCTCTACGTCGCGGTGCCACGGCTGCGCGACGAGCGGTGCTTCGTCGAGCTTGACCCCGATGCGGTCGTGGACGTCGACGCCGCGACGACCGTGGGTGGGCTGGCCGACGCCGGTGTCGCCGTCGGCCCCGAGGACGTGCCACACGTGGACCTCGTCGTCAGCGGGAGCGTCGCCGTCTCGGAGGACGGCGCGCGGATCGGAAAGGGCGAGGGCTACAGCGACCTCGAGTTCGCGGTCCTGCGCGAGTTCGACCGCGTCACCGACGAGACGACCGTCGCGACGACGGTCCACGAACGACAGGTCCGGTCGGAGCCGCTCCCGCACGACGCCCACGACGTACCGATGGACCTCGTCGTGACGCCGGAGCGGACGTTCCGTCCGGGCCGGGACGGCCGACGACCGACCGGGCTCGACTGGACGGCGCTCTCCGGGGAGCGAATCGGTGAGATACCGGTCCTGCAGCGACTCCACGACGAGAACCGTTGA
- a CDS encoding TrmB family transcriptional regulator, whose translation MTDTDAGSTDDIVAETVELLKSFELTEYEAKCFVALARIGQGTAKEASEVADVPQARVYDCMETLQDRGLVDVQQSKPRQYRGSDSDDALDTIERRVDRKLERLAELLPRLREDERGDEGGEIWVTDGSDEVAERMATLVEAAADEVMFAVAAPDLLTDDLLDALVLAAEAGVDVTVGSPDESIRQRVADHVAGATVVETWTWWETVPIRDGAVSSVLMTDGEALLVSADAPAELPSVRTHRAVWTDSGEAPLVGMMRPLLANAIRGEVEGTATL comes from the coding sequence ATGACAGACACCGACGCGGGGTCGACCGACGACATCGTCGCGGAGACGGTCGAACTCCTCAAATCGTTCGAGCTGACCGAGTACGAGGCGAAGTGCTTCGTCGCACTCGCCCGCATCGGACAGGGAACCGCGAAGGAGGCCAGCGAGGTCGCGGACGTCCCGCAGGCACGTGTGTACGACTGCATGGAGACGTTGCAAGACCGTGGGCTCGTCGACGTCCAGCAGTCCAAGCCGCGCCAGTACCGCGGGAGCGACTCCGACGACGCCCTCGACACCATCGAGCGGCGTGTCGACCGCAAGCTGGAGCGCCTCGCCGAGTTGCTCCCCCGGCTCCGCGAGGACGAGCGCGGCGACGAGGGCGGCGAGATATGGGTCACCGACGGGAGCGACGAGGTCGCCGAGCGGATGGCCACGCTCGTCGAGGCCGCCGCCGACGAGGTGATGTTCGCCGTCGCCGCGCCCGACCTCCTGACCGACGACCTGCTCGACGCGCTCGTCCTGGCGGCCGAGGCCGGCGTCGACGTGACAGTCGGCTCGCCCGACGAGTCCATCCGGCAGCGCGTCGCCGACCACGTCGCGGGCGCGACCGTCGTCGAGACGTGGACCTGGTGGGAGACGGTCCCCATCCGGGACGGTGCGGTGTCGAGCGTCCTGATGACCGACGGCGAGGCGCTGCTCGTCAGCGCGGACGCCCCGGCCGAGCTTCCGAGCGTCCGCACGCACCGGGCCGTCTGGACCGACAGCGGGGAGGCACCGCTCGTCGGGATGATGCGGCCGCTGCTCGCGAACGCGATCCGCGGCGAGGTAGAGGGTACGGCGACGCTGTAG
- a CDS encoding transcription initiation factor IIB, translating into MTGPKQTLKTTESRAPSRGRRRTRADEQREAAEDTREELEVCPECGADAITDDEHGETVCAGCGMVLEEDLVDHGPEWRAFDSREKNEKSRVGAPTTQMLHDKGLSSVIDWQNKDAYGSALSSRKRQKMQRLRTWDERFRAQSARDRNLKQALGEITRMASALDLPDNVQETASVIYRRALEDDLLPGRSIEAMATASLYAAARQANVPRSLDEFAPVSRVGRREFARAYRYIVKELDLALEPADPLDYLPRFCSELAVPNELKHRAEELLEAGKRQSVHSGKSPVGLAAAAIYAASLLTDEKLTQREIGEAADVSEVTIRNRYKELLQADEEFQQTPQATA; encoded by the coding sequence ATGACCGGACCGAAACAGACGCTGAAGACGACCGAGAGTCGAGCGCCGTCGCGCGGAAGACGGCGTACCAGAGCGGACGAGCAGCGCGAGGCCGCCGAGGACACCCGGGAGGAGCTCGAGGTCTGTCCCGAGTGCGGTGCCGACGCCATCACCGACGACGAACACGGTGAGACGGTCTGTGCCGGCTGTGGCATGGTCCTCGAGGAGGACCTCGTCGACCACGGCCCCGAGTGGCGCGCGTTCGACAGCCGGGAGAAGAACGAGAAGTCCCGCGTCGGCGCACCGACGACGCAGATGCTCCACGACAAGGGGCTCTCGTCGGTCATCGACTGGCAGAACAAGGACGCCTACGGCTCCGCCCTCTCCTCGCGCAAGCGCCAGAAGATGCAGCGCCTGCGCACCTGGGACGAGCGCTTCCGTGCACAGAGCGCCCGCGACCGCAACCTCAAGCAGGCCCTCGGCGAGATCACGCGGATGGCCAGCGCGCTCGACCTCCCGGACAACGTCCAGGAGACCGCGTCGGTCATCTACCGCCGCGCGCTGGAGGACGACCTCCTGCCGGGACGGTCCATCGAGGCGATGGCGACGGCGTCGCTGTACGCCGCCGCGCGGCAGGCGAACGTCCCGCGGAGCCTCGACGAGTTCGCGCCGGTCAGCCGCGTCGGCCGCCGGGAGTTCGCCCGCGCGTACCGCTACATCGTCAAGGAGCTCGACCTCGCGCTCGAGCCCGCCGACCCGCTGGACTACCTCCCGCGGTTCTGCTCCGAGCTCGCGGTCCCCAACGAGCTCAAACACCGCGCCGAGGAGCTGCTGGAGGCCGGCAAGCGCCAGAGCGTCCACAGCGGCAAGTCGCCCGTCGGGCTCGCCGCGGCGGCCATCTACGCCGCCTCGCTGCTGACCGACGAGAAGCTCACCCAGCGCGAGATCGGCGAGGCCGCCGACGTGAGCGAGGTGACCATCCGGAACCGCTACAAGGAGCTGCTCCAGGCCGACGAGGAGTTCCAGCAGACGCCCCAGGCGACGGCCTGA
- the gfo6 gene encoding D-xylose 1-dehydrogenase Gfo6, producing the protein MDLDVHLGTDGRDWEHTADGTLRVAIVGLGWWSRERVLPALADLEHCRATVGVSSSAAKREHVVTDWASVEHGISYDEFAAGEAVDAYDAVYVCTPNALHLPHVETAAEFGKAVLCEKPMEGSVERAERLVAACADAGVPLMVGYRMQTDRACRAVRRLVREGVVGDPVTVHGHMSQPIAEMFDDPSHWRLDPELAGPGASVTDLGVYPINTTRFVLDADPVAVSASTWSGGSEWFDRVPDERASFQLAFPDGVTALCSVSQNAYKTAEFRIVGTAGELRLRPGFFGDRENELLVSTATGETRVTYEPADQMREIFCFFADRVLGGKEIPADGEHGLVDMRTVEAVYAAADDGTRHQL; encoded by the coding sequence ATGGACCTCGACGTACATCTCGGGACGGACGGGCGCGACTGGGAACACACGGCCGACGGCACGCTCCGGGTCGCCATCGTCGGCCTGGGCTGGTGGTCACGCGAGCGTGTCCTGCCCGCGCTCGCCGACCTGGAGCACTGCCGCGCCACGGTCGGCGTCAGCAGCTCCGCGGCGAAGCGCGAGCACGTCGTCACCGACTGGGCGTCGGTCGAACACGGCATCTCCTACGACGAGTTCGCCGCGGGCGAGGCCGTCGACGCCTACGACGCGGTGTACGTCTGCACGCCGAACGCGCTCCACCTGCCACACGTCGAGACCGCCGCCGAGTTCGGGAAGGCGGTGCTCTGCGAGAAACCGATGGAAGGGTCCGTCGAGCGTGCGGAGCGCCTCGTCGCGGCCTGTGCGGACGCCGGCGTGCCGCTGATGGTCGGCTACCGGATGCAGACCGACCGGGCCTGCCGTGCAGTCCGGCGACTCGTGCGCGAGGGGGTCGTCGGCGACCCCGTGACGGTCCACGGCCACATGTCCCAGCCCATCGCGGAGATGTTCGACGACCCGTCGCACTGGCGGCTGGACCCGGAGCTCGCGGGCCCCGGCGCGTCGGTCACCGACCTCGGCGTCTACCCCATCAACACCACACGGTTCGTGCTCGATGCGGACCCGGTGGCGGTGAGTGCATCGACCTGGTCCGGCGGGAGCGAGTGGTTCGACCGCGTGCCCGACGAGCGCGCGAGCTTCCAGCTCGCGTTCCCCGACGGCGTCACCGCGCTCTGTTCCGTCTCGCAGAACGCGTACAAGACCGCCGAGTTCCGAATCGTGGGGACGGCGGGTGAGCTCCGGCTGCGACCTGGCTTCTTCGGTGACCGGGAGAACGAGCTACTCGTCTCGACGGCGACGGGCGAGACCAGGGTGACGTACGAGCCGGCCGACCAGATGCGCGAGATATTCTGCTTCTTCGCGGACCGTGTCCTCGGCGGGAAGGAGATCCCGGCCGACGGCGAGCACGGTCTCGTCGACATGCGGACGGTCGAGGCGGTCTACGCGGCGGCCGACGACGGGACACGCCACCAGCTCTGA
- a CDS encoding HAD family hydrolase has product MDYSAVFFDLDNTLYPYQPCNAAGKRAAWHRATELGYDLDREAFEARYQEARSEVKRELAGTASAHERFLYFKRLIEIHTGTHKSRHALELGEAYWEAYIDEMALFDGVVETFDAIAAAGLDIAIVSNLTTRIQLKKIEHLGIEGSIDLVVTSEEAGSEKPASIMFTLPLSQLDLRPSEVVMVGDSVTADIEGGNAVGLTTVLFNSEETELESRRRPDHHVDEFADVAEVVAA; this is encoded by the coding sequence ATGGACTACAGTGCGGTCTTCTTCGACCTCGACAACACGCTGTACCCGTACCAGCCCTGCAACGCGGCCGGTAAGCGGGCGGCCTGGCATCGTGCGACCGAGCTCGGCTACGACCTCGACCGGGAGGCGTTCGAGGCCCGCTACCAGGAGGCCCGGAGCGAGGTGAAACGCGAGCTCGCCGGCACCGCGTCGGCCCACGAGCGGTTCCTCTACTTCAAGCGGCTCATCGAGATCCACACGGGCACGCACAAGTCCCGTCACGCGCTGGAGCTCGGCGAGGCGTACTGGGAGGCGTACATCGACGAGATGGCGCTGTTCGACGGCGTCGTCGAGACGTTCGACGCCATCGCCGCGGCGGGGCTGGACATCGCCATCGTGAGCAACCTCACGACCCGTATCCAGCTGAAGAAGATCGAGCACCTCGGCATCGAGGGGAGCATCGACCTCGTCGTCACCAGCGAGGAGGCCGGCTCGGAGAAGCCGGCCTCGATCATGTTCACGCTGCCGCTCTCGCAGCTCGACCTGCGGCCGAGCGAGGTCGTGATGGTCGGCGACTCCGTGACGGCTGACATCGAGGGCGGGAACGCTGTCGGGCTGACGACGGTGCTGTTCAACTCCGAGGAGACGGAACTGGAGAGCCGGCGACGGCCCGACCACCACGTCGACGAGTTCGCCGATGTCGCTGAGGTGGTCGCCGCATGA
- a CDS encoding class II aldolase/adducin family protein encodes MSYERQRQAVVDWAPELADLTPGRTGNLSVREGDAFAVTPTGVPYDGFDAEDVPVVDLAGEQLAGEMKPSSEVPMHRHLYRFLDTGAVVHTHSTWSTTMSVLHEPLPPVHYMIVAVGREVPVAEYAPYGTEELARNIVDAMDEADSRACFVENHGLVVTGEDLPEAVENTGHVENLSQVYLQAKENGEPRALSDEQLAVVEEKFESYGQ; translated from the coding sequence ATGAGCTACGAACGGCAGCGCCAGGCGGTCGTCGACTGGGCACCCGAACTCGCGGACCTCACGCCGGGCCGGACCGGCAACCTGAGCGTGCGCGAGGGCGACGCCTTCGCCGTGACGCCGACCGGTGTGCCCTACGACGGCTTCGACGCCGAGGACGTACCCGTCGTCGACCTCGCGGGCGAACAGCTCGCGGGCGAGATGAAGCCCTCCAGCGAGGTCCCGATGCACCGGCACCTCTACCGGTTCCTCGACACCGGCGCTGTCGTGCACACGCACTCGACGTGGTCGACGACGATGTCGGTGCTCCACGAGCCGCTGCCCCCGGTGCACTACATGATCGTCGCGGTCGGCCGCGAGGTGCCGGTCGCGGAGTACGCGCCGTACGGCACCGAGGAACTGGCCCGGAACATCGTCGACGCGATGGACGAGGCGGACTCGCGGGCCTGCTTCGTCGAGAACCACGGGCTCGTCGTCACCGGCGAGGACCTCCCGGAGGCCGTCGAGAACACCGGTCACGTCGAGAACCTCTCGCAGGTGTACCTGCAGGCGAAGGAGAACGGCGAGCCACGGGCGCTCTCCGACGAGCAGCTCGCGGTCGTCGAGGAGAAGTTCGAGTCCTACGGGCAGTAG